In Jejubacter calystegiae, the following are encoded in one genomic region:
- a CDS encoding CmpA/NrtA family ABC transporter substrate-binding protein gives MPKNSFTLSRRRLIQTGAALGGSLLLPGLMNAAWAAGSDKPEQTTIRVGFIPLTDCAPVVMAALKGFDKKYGIRIEPVKEASWASVRDKLVSGELDAAHVLYGLIYGLELGIAGKPQRMANLMTLNNNGQAISLSADLREKGIVDGAGLKKRVAGSAPGTYTFAHTFPTGTHAMWLYYWLAANDIHPFNDVRTVVVPPPQMVMNMMIGNMVGFCVGEPWNARAINDRIGYTATTSQQIWPDHPEKILGTRRDWVEQNPNSARALTAAVLDAARWLDASPENRRETAKVLARRAWLNTKEQYLAPRMLGDYEDGLGNRWQDRHGMRYFGDGEVSWPWHSDGIWFLTQFRRWGLLKHEPDYQALAARINRNDVWREAASAVGGITPPGETLRTSRLMDGTLWDGRDPARYAASFAIKR, from the coding sequence ATGCCTAAAAACTCGTTTACCCTTTCGCGTCGCCGGCTGATTCAGACCGGGGCGGCACTCGGTGGATCGCTGCTGCTGCCCGGCCTGATGAACGCTGCCTGGGCGGCGGGATCGGATAAACCGGAGCAGACCACCATCCGGGTAGGTTTTATTCCGCTGACCGACTGTGCGCCGGTGGTGATGGCGGCGCTTAAAGGGTTCGATAAGAAGTATGGGATTCGGATCGAGCCGGTTAAAGAGGCCAGTTGGGCCTCGGTACGCGACAAACTGGTCTCCGGCGAACTGGATGCCGCCCACGTTCTTTACGGACTAATTTACGGCCTGGAGCTGGGCATTGCCGGTAAGCCACAGCGAATGGCGAATCTGATGACCCTGAACAATAACGGTCAGGCTATCTCGCTCTCTGCCGACCTGCGGGAGAAAGGGATCGTCGATGGCGCCGGGCTGAAGAAACGGGTGGCCGGGTCGGCACCGGGAACCTATACCTTCGCCCACACGTTTCCGACCGGCACCCATGCTATGTGGCTTTATTACTGGCTGGCGGCCAACGATATTCACCCGTTCAACGATGTGCGCACCGTGGTGGTTCCGCCGCCGCAGATGGTGATGAACATGATGATTGGCAACATGGTGGGCTTCTGCGTGGGCGAACCCTGGAATGCCCGCGCCATCAACGATCGCATCGGCTATACCGCCACCACTTCTCAGCAGATCTGGCCCGATCACCCGGAGAAGATCCTTGGCACCCGCCGGGACTGGGTGGAACAGAATCCTAACAGCGCCCGGGCCCTGACGGCCGCGGTGCTGGATGCCGCCCGCTGGCTGGACGCCAGCCCGGAAAACCGGCGCGAAACCGCAAAAGTGCTGGCCCGCAGGGCCTGGCTCAACACCAAAGAGCAGTACCTGGCGCCGCGTATGCTCGGCGACTACGAAGATGGTCTGGGCAATCGCTGGCAGGACCGGCACGGCATGCGCTATTTCGGCGATGGCGAAGTGAGCTGGCCCTGGCATTCCGACGGCATCTGGTTTCTGACTCAGTTCCGGCGCTGGGGTCTGCTGAAACACGAGCCCGACTACCAGGCGCTGGCGGCACGCATTAACCGTAATGATGTCTGGCGCGAGGCTGCCAGCGCCGTTGGCGGTATTACGCCACCGGGCGAAACGCTGCGTACCAGCCGCCTGATGGATGGCACCTTGTGGGACGGGCGCGATCCCGCCCGCTATGCCGCCAGCTTTGCCATTAAACGCTAA
- a CDS encoding nitrate regulatory protein: protein MTTTSPPPGDARAWFLAARERQQAQLSRVLDIGHWAGQISHLVHLLQRERGASNIWLCSGGELFARERVQSARETQQATAGFQAGLPSPPAALSGAFCSRLACALWALDQLPELRQRLSRGEVAAQEAMSCFNCAIRHLLSLVPEASEALESREVVQGLTALYSFMQGKELVGQERALGAIGFTGGSFTAELRQQLVDRIDGQQRCFAAFLALADPVTVARFHQRGEACLETEQLRRIACTRLPEKGTATLRWFELQTRRIDALRELEESLIGQLMALAAAALASVREAESQDEPAFARWVASHASDDMAQPPNRHLLPLVRQQARELETLSRQLASLQTTLEERKVIDKAKALLIRHQGMSEEQAWQQLRKLAMDQNRRMVEIARAMLTLSGLWPDD from the coding sequence ATGACGACCACGTCCCCGCCGCCAGGCGATGCGCGCGCCTGGTTCCTGGCGGCACGCGAACGCCAGCAGGCCCAGCTTTCCCGAGTGCTGGATATTGGCCACTGGGCCGGGCAAATCAGCCATCTGGTGCATCTGCTTCAGCGCGAACGCGGCGCTTCCAATATCTGGCTGTGCTCCGGCGGTGAGCTGTTCGCCCGGGAGCGGGTGCAGAGCGCCCGGGAAACGCAGCAGGCGACGGCCGGTTTTCAGGCGGGGCTGCCATCGCCGCCCGCGGCCCTGAGCGGCGCTTTTTGTTCCCGACTGGCCTGCGCCCTGTGGGCGCTGGATCAACTGCCTGAACTGCGCCAGCGACTGAGCCGGGGCGAGGTCGCCGCACAAGAGGCGATGTCGTGCTTCAACTGCGCCATTCGTCATCTGCTGAGCCTGGTGCCGGAAGCCAGCGAAGCGCTGGAATCCCGGGAGGTGGTCCAGGGGCTGACGGCGCTTTACAGCTTTATGCAGGGGAAGGAGCTGGTTGGCCAGGAGCGGGCGCTGGGGGCCATTGGCTTCACCGGGGGCAGTTTCACGGCAGAACTGCGCCAGCAACTGGTGGATCGTATCGATGGCCAGCAGCGCTGCTTTGCCGCGTTTCTGGCGCTGGCGGATCCGGTGACCGTGGCCCGCTTCCATCAGCGCGGCGAGGCCTGTCTGGAAACAGAGCAGCTACGGCGCATCGCCTGCACCCGGCTACCGGAAAAGGGGACGGCCACCCTGCGCTGGTTTGAGCTCCAGACCCGACGTATCGATGCCCTGCGTGAGCTGGAAGAAAGCCTGATCGGCCAGTTGATGGCGCTGGCCGCGGCAGCGCTGGCCTCTGTCCGGGAAGCAGAAAGCCAGGATGAACCCGCTTTCGCCCGCTGGGTGGCGAGCCATGCCAGCGACGATATGGCCCAGCCTCCAAATCGTCATTTGCTGCCGCTGGTGCGCCAGCAGGCCCGGGAGCTGGAAACTTTGAGCCGTCAGTTAGCCTCCCTACAGACCACCCTGGAAGAGCGCAAAGTTATCGATAAAGCGAAAGCGCTGTTAATTCGCCATCAGGGGATGAGTGAAGAGCAGGCCTGGCAGCAGCTACGCAAGCTGGCGATGGACCAGAACCGTCGCATGGTGGAAATAGCCCGGGCTATGCTGACCCTTTCCGGGCTATGGCCCGACGACTGA
- a CDS encoding DsrE/DsrF/TusD sulfur relay family protein, protein MQKIVIIANGAAYGSESLFNSLRLAIALREQNIQPEVKLFLMSDAVTAGLRGQNPTEGYNIQQMLEILTAQDVPVKLCKTCADGRGVSALPLVDGVEIGTLVELAEWTLAADKVLTF, encoded by the coding sequence ATGCAAAAGATCGTGATTATCGCCAACGGCGCCGCCTACGGCAGCGAGTCTCTGTTTAACAGCCTGCGGCTGGCCATTGCGCTGCGCGAGCAGAACATCCAGCCGGAAGTGAAGCTGTTTTTAATGTCCGATGCGGTGACCGCCGGACTGCGCGGCCAGAACCCCACCGAGGGCTACAACATCCAACAGATGCTGGAGATTCTGACCGCTCAGGACGTGCCCGTGAAACTGTGTAAGACCTGCGCCGACGGCCGCGGCGTCAGCGCCCTACCGCTGGTGGATGGCGTGGAGATAGGTACTCTGGTGGAACTGGCTGAATGGACCCTGGCGGCCGATAAGGTGCTGACTTTCTGA